A genomic window from Sphingobacterium sp. BN32 includes:
- a CDS encoding DUF6695 family protein: MSYKDFAIILTWPDATIRGDEKWMMFFKKIGLVKNLNFKVGHTGVVIVDHHSGEMLFYDFGRYITPRGYGRARSKYSDPKLHIRLQAIIENNKIKNIDQIVEYFEDMKPAMYGEGRLFFNIVSDINFQEAKAYGDYCVEQGTYPYGAVARNNNNCSRFITRMLMKASDKYHYWHGINLPETIKASPISNVVNANKDRIVYSYSPTDGMQSFRMNRWQSFGFLLKQLGDNVFRNRANQLPTDLIIGAMAFGSKPITVPKHAKYLGGVGDGAWYYLNQRNEFTVEVSRYTTQGELEYVVLGESTEPLRLTEEWEIAYDSHLLFTHIKQNGRKIRIKHLEQLPLEEFKYKNLQERYA, encoded by the coding sequence ATGAGTTACAAAGATTTTGCGATAATATTAACCTGGCCCGATGCGACTATCCGAGGAGATGAAAAATGGATGATGTTTTTCAAGAAGATCGGTTTGGTCAAAAATCTAAACTTCAAAGTAGGGCATACCGGCGTTGTCATTGTTGACCATCACTCGGGCGAGATGTTGTTCTACGACTTCGGTCGTTATATCACACCTCGCGGTTATGGACGCGCAAGATCAAAGTATTCTGACCCTAAGCTACATATCCGCCTACAAGCAATCATCGAAAACAACAAGATTAAAAACATCGATCAGATTGTTGAGTATTTTGAAGACATGAAGCCCGCCATGTATGGCGAAGGCCGCCTGTTTTTCAACATCGTTAGTGATATCAATTTTCAAGAGGCAAAAGCCTATGGCGATTATTGCGTCGAGCAAGGAACTTACCCTTACGGCGCCGTGGCCAGAAATAACAACAACTGCTCGCGCTTTATTACACGGATGCTGATGAAAGCATCCGACAAATATCATTACTGGCATGGAATCAATCTGCCAGAAACAATCAAAGCAAGCCCTATTAGCAATGTTGTGAATGCAAATAAGGACCGCATAGTCTATAGTTATTCACCAACAGACGGCATGCAGAGCTTCCGCATGAATAGGTGGCAATCCTTTGGCTTCCTCTTGAAACAGTTGGGCGATAATGTATTTCGAAATAGAGCTAACCAACTGCCGACCGACTTAATAATCGGCGCCATGGCATTTGGCTCTAAACCTATCACGGTGCCTAAGCACGCTAAATATTTAGGTGGCGTTGGTGATGGTGCCTGGTATTACCTCAACCAGCGCAACGAATTCACGGTAGAAGTGAGCCGCTACACGACGCAAGGCGAATTAGAATATGTGGTTTTAGGAGAATCGACCGAGCCCCTGCGCTTGACGGAGGAATGGGAAATTGCTTATGACAGCCACCTTCTTTTCACCCATATTAAACAAAACGGACGCAAAATCCGTATCAAGCACCTTGAGCAACTTCCTTTGGAGGAATTCAAATATAAAAATCTACAAGAAAGATATGCTTAG
- a CDS encoding Lrp/AsnC family transcriptional regulator: MSYQPDKTDLKILKLLQENGRITNLQLATNIGLSPAPTLERVRKLENSGFIKSYHAFVDEEKLGLGIKSFIQISLDFHTHNAIPEFVEAVRAIPEVTECHHVTGNCDFMLKVYVRDIKAYEAVIMEKISKIPFVKTFQTMMIMSTSKKEPIVPLEY, from the coding sequence ATGTCGTACCAACCAGACAAAACGGATCTAAAAATTCTAAAGCTATTACAAGAGAATGGTAGGATTACCAATTTGCAACTAGCAACTAATATTGGACTGTCACCAGCTCCTACCTTAGAGCGCGTAAGGAAGCTTGAAAACTCTGGATTTATAAAGAGTTACCACGCATTTGTCGATGAGGAAAAATTAGGCTTAGGCATTAAATCATTTATCCAGATATCTCTAGACTTTCACACCCATAATGCGATCCCTGAGTTCGTAGAAGCGGTGCGTGCGATCCCCGAGGTTACTGAGTGTCACCACGTAACAGGGAACTGCGATTTCATGTTAAAGGTTTATGTTAGGGATATCAAAGCATACGAAGCCGTGATTATGGAGAAGATTTCGAAGATTCCTTTCGTAAAAACTTTCCAAACCATGATGATTATGTCGACCAGTAAAAAAGAGCCTATCGTGCCATTGGAATACTAG
- the sufB gene encoding Fe-S cluster assembly protein SufB codes for MSTKDDDLLKELELEEYKYGFTTDIEMDIAPKGLNEDTVRLISAKKNEPEWLLEWRLKAFRHFQTMKMPTWQNFENPEVDFQDLSYYAAPKPKKQLESMDEVDPELLATFEKLGIPLDEQKILAGVVAVDAVFDSVSVKTTFREKLKEKGVIFCSFGEAVQEHPELVKEYLGTVVPQTDNIYAALNSAVFSDGSFVYIPKGVHCPMELSTYFRINAQNTGQFERTLIIADEDSYVSYLEGCTAPMRDENQLHAAVVELIALRNAEIKYSTVQNWYPGDKDGKGGIYNFVTKRGICKGDHSKISWTQVETGSAITWKYPGVILKGDHSVGEFYSVAMTRNMQVADTGTKMIHLGKNTRSKIISKGISAGKSHNSYRGLVKIGSNADNSRNFTQCDSLLIGDRCGAHTFPYIENKNKTATLEHEATTSKIGEDQVFYLNQRGIDSEKAVGLIVNGYAKEVLNQLPMEFAVEAQKLLAISLEGSVG; via the coding sequence ATGAGCACCAAAGACGACGATTTATTAAAAGAGTTAGAGCTCGAAGAATATAAGTACGGATTTACGACGGATATCGAGATGGATATTGCGCCAAAAGGGCTCAATGAAGATACCGTTCGTTTAATCTCAGCAAAGAAGAATGAACCGGAATGGTTATTGGAATGGAGATTGAAAGCATTTCGTCATTTCCAAACTATGAAAATGCCTACCTGGCAAAACTTTGAGAATCCTGAAGTAGACTTCCAAGATCTTTCTTACTATGCAGCACCAAAGCCTAAAAAGCAATTGGAGAGCATGGATGAGGTGGATCCGGAGTTATTGGCGACTTTTGAGAAGCTGGGGATTCCATTGGATGAGCAGAAGATTTTAGCAGGGGTGGTTGCAGTAGATGCTGTGTTTGACTCGGTATCTGTAAAGACAACATTCCGCGAGAAATTGAAAGAGAAAGGTGTTATTTTCTGTTCATTTGGAGAGGCTGTTCAAGAGCATCCTGAATTAGTAAAAGAATACTTAGGTACTGTGGTTCCACAGACTGATAATATCTATGCAGCATTGAACTCGGCGGTATTCTCCGACGGATCTTTCGTGTATATCCCTAAAGGAGTACACTGTCCGATGGAGTTATCTACCTATTTCCGTATCAACGCGCAAAACACCGGACAGTTCGAGCGTACATTAATCATCGCTGATGAGGATTCGTATGTTTCTTACTTAGAAGGCTGTACAGCGCCTATGCGTGATGAAAATCAATTGCACGCTGCGGTTGTAGAATTAATTGCGCTTCGCAATGCGGAGATTAAATATTCTACGGTTCAGAACTGGTATCCTGGCGATAAAGACGGTAAGGGAGGGATTTACAACTTCGTTACGAAGCGTGGTATCTGTAAAGGCGACCACTCGAAGATTTCTTGGACGCAGGTGGAAACAGGATCGGCAATTACATGGAAATATCCTGGGGTTATCCTTAAAGGCGACCATTCTGTAGGCGAGTTCTACTCGGTTGCTATGACACGTAATATGCAGGTTGCCGATACAGGGACGAAGATGATTCATTTAGGTAAGAATACACGTTCGAAGATTATTTCGAAGGGTATCTCTGCCGGAAAGAGCCATAACAGCTACAGAGGTTTGGTGAAGATAGGTTCAAATGCGGATAACTCAAGAAACTTTACACAGTGTGATAGTTTATTGATTGGTGACCGTTGTGGAGCACACACTTTCCCATATATCGAGAATAAAAATAAAACAGCAACACTAGAGCACGAGGCTACGACGTCGAAAATTGGTGAGGATCAAGTATTTTACTTAAATCAACGTGGTATTGACTCTGAGAAAGCCGTAGGGTTAATCGTGAATGGTTATGCCAAAGAGGTATTGAACCAATTACCAATGGAGTTTGCTGTTGAAGCGCAGAAATTACTGGCGATTTCGTTAGAAGGTTCTGTAGGTTAA
- the sufC gene encoding Fe-S cluster assembly ATPase SufC has protein sequence MLSIKNLHASVEDKQILKGLNLEIKAGEVHAIMGPNGAGKSTLGNVLAGRDTYEVTEGQVLLDGVDLLDLSPEDRAREGLFLAFQYPVEIPGVSNINFLKTAVNDIREYKGLPPMEAKEFLQTVKDKQKLVEFSANLANRSLNEGFSGGEKKRNEIFQLAMLNPKLAILDETDSGLDIDALRIVSNGVNQLRSENNAFVVITHYQRLLDYIVPDFVHVLYDGRIVKSGPKELALELEEKGYDWLKELDTQNA, from the coding sequence ATGTTAAGCATTAAAAATTTGCATGCGTCTGTTGAAGACAAACAAATATTAAAGGGGTTAAATTTAGAGATTAAAGCAGGGGAAGTTCATGCAATCATGGGCCCGAACGGTGCTGGTAAAAGTACCTTAGGAAATGTTCTTGCCGGACGCGATACTTATGAAGTAACTGAAGGGCAAGTATTGTTAGATGGTGTTGATCTATTAGATTTATCACCAGAAGACCGTGCTCGCGAAGGACTGTTCTTAGCTTTCCAATATCCTGTTGAAATCCCTGGTGTTTCTAATATCAACTTTCTTAAAACGGCGGTAAACGATATCCGTGAGTACAAAGGACTTCCTCCAATGGAGGCGAAGGAGTTCTTACAAACGGTAAAGGATAAACAGAAACTGGTTGAGTTTTCAGCAAACTTGGCAAACCGTTCGTTGAACGAAGGTTTTTCAGGTGGTGAGAAAAAGCGTAACGAGATCTTCCAATTAGCGATGTTAAATCCTAAGCTAGCGATCTTGGACGAAACGGATTCAGGTTTGGATATTGACGCATTGCGTATTGTGTCAAATGGTGTTAACCAATTGCGTTCGGAAAACAATGCTTTCGTAGTCATTACACACTACCAACGTTTATTGGATTATATCGTTCCGGATTTTGTACACGTATTGTACGATGGACGTATCGTTAAATCGGGTCCAAAAGAATTGGCTTTAGAGTTAGAAGAAAAAGGTTACGACTGGTTAAAAGAATTAGATACGCAGAACGCCTAA
- the sufD gene encoding Fe-S cluster assembly protein SufD — protein sequence MSTLVANSLFQQLTATFQELEASNESSAVKSIRQDAFARFQELGFPTVKNEDWKYTNIHNLVNKTYLLNEDVDVANLDFDAADIPGLDAHRIVLVNGQYVLAFSSLEDEIGLTVKSIEDAQDEVNFQKHFAQHADKTGSAMVALNTALHTSGVYISVAKNKVVSKPLHIVHVATGGNDFFAQTRNLIVVEANAEVEIVESYITAANSASNLNNKVTEIVAEENAKIQHYYLQLAAESGHYINHTEVYQEKHSLYNNYNCTFPGPAFVRNDINIRLDAEQVESHLYGINLLNKKQFVDNHTIVDHMKPHCESYEWYKNIPQEEATAVFNGKIFVREDAQKTNAFQQNNNMLIGDKSTVFTKPQLEIFADDVKCSHGCTMGQFDDEALFYLRARGIGEDSARILLVHAFAFDVTSKFSNDTIKHYVEELVARGLES from the coding sequence ATGAGCACACTAGTAGCAAACTCCTTATTCCAACAGTTGACTGCAACATTTCAGGAATTGGAAGCTAGCAACGAGTCTTCGGCGGTTAAGTCGATTAGACAAGATGCTTTTGCACGCTTTCAAGAACTGGGGTTCCCAACGGTAAAGAACGAGGATTGGAAATATACGAATATCCACAACTTGGTTAACAAGACTTATCTTTTAAATGAGGATGTGGATGTTGCGAATTTAGACTTTGATGCTGCCGATATTCCAGGATTGGATGCACACCGTATTGTATTGGTCAATGGCCAATATGTACTGGCATTCTCTTCATTGGAAGATGAAATCGGTTTGACAGTGAAGTCGATCGAAGATGCGCAGGATGAGGTGAACTTCCAAAAGCATTTCGCACAGCACGCGGATAAAACAGGCAGTGCGATGGTGGCTTTGAACACAGCCTTACATACATCGGGAGTCTATATTTCAGTAGCGAAGAATAAAGTGGTTTCTAAGCCTTTGCACATTGTACATGTTGCGACAGGCGGTAATGACTTCTTTGCTCAAACTAGAAACCTGATTGTTGTAGAAGCGAATGCAGAGGTAGAGATCGTTGAGAGCTATATCACGGCAGCAAATTCAGCAAGCAATTTAAACAATAAGGTAACCGAGATCGTAGCGGAAGAGAATGCGAAGATTCAACATTATTATCTGCAATTAGCAGCAGAATCTGGCCATTACATCAACCATACCGAGGTTTATCAAGAAAAACATAGTTTATATAATAACTATAACTGTACTTTCCCGGGCCCGGCATTTGTTCGTAATGATATCAACATTCGTTTGGATGCAGAGCAGGTAGAGTCGCACTTATACGGTATAAACCTGTTAAATAAGAAGCAATTTGTAGATAACCATACGATTGTAGATCACATGAAACCTCATTGTGAATCTTACGAATGGTATAAAAATATTCCTCAAGAAGAGGCCACAGCAGTATTTAACGGTAAGATTTTCGTGCGCGAAGATGCACAGAAAACAAATGCCTTCCAACAGAACAACAACATGTTGATCGGCGATAAGTCTACCGTATTTACGAAGCCTCAATTAGAGATCTTCGCAGATGACGTAAAATGTTCTCACGGCTGTACCATGGGACAGTTTGATGATGAAGCATTGTTCTATCTGCGTGCTCGCGGTATTGGGGAAGACTCTGCTCGAATTCTATTAGTACATGCTTTCGCATTTGATGTAACGTCAAAGTTCTCGAATGATACAATTAAGCATTATGTAGAAGAATTGGTAGCTAGAGGATTGGAAAGCTAA
- a CDS encoding MFS transporter, translating into MEKKNWVKTYLFIWAGQFVSLLTSSAVNFPVVIWLSMEFKSAEILAYSAIAALLPQAIIGPFAGVYIDRWNRKKVMIFADAFIAFCTFLMTFVLREGAIHLELVYLIMALRSVGSAFHSPAMQAIAPLLVPEDQLLRVSGVNQMLQSVSQIAGPAMGALAIASFPINKVLYLDIIGAILAITSLLFVSIPHVKTQVSGSIQQVWRDLKLGLLAIHQNKGLNRMFLYSMLATVGIMPVAIMFPLLTIDHFKGAEFEMSVIEIVWGIGMLIGGSLLSVFKIEIRKVVMVNTMHMLLGFTFVVSGILSPNLFIVFAVLTGLGGMAMSIFSASFMTIIQEEVAPDMLGRVFSLYFSFAILPSLIGLLFAGNIADNMGVANAFIIAGILCLLIGIASFLTPSLMAIGKDKPQNKL; encoded by the coding sequence ATGGAAAAGAAGAATTGGGTTAAAACCTATCTATTCATATGGGCGGGGCAGTTTGTGTCCTTGCTAACGAGTTCGGCAGTTAATTTTCCCGTAGTCATTTGGCTGAGTATGGAGTTTAAATCTGCGGAGATATTAGCCTATTCGGCAATCGCGGCCTTACTACCTCAAGCCATTATTGGTCCTTTTGCGGGCGTCTATATTGATCGTTGGAACCGTAAAAAAGTAATGATTTTTGCCGATGCATTTATTGCGTTCTGTACATTTCTAATGACTTTTGTTCTTCGTGAAGGAGCTATTCATCTGGAGCTGGTCTATTTGATCATGGCGCTGCGTTCTGTGGGATCGGCGTTTCATTCTCCAGCCATGCAGGCTATTGCGCCTTTATTGGTGCCCGAAGATCAGTTATTGCGCGTCTCGGGGGTCAATCAGATGTTGCAATCGGTAAGTCAGATTGCTGGACCTGCCATGGGGGCACTGGCGATTGCCTCCTTTCCAATCAATAAAGTCTTGTATTTGGATATTATTGGAGCAATTCTAGCCATTACCAGTTTATTATTCGTTAGCATTCCACATGTTAAAACGCAGGTGTCCGGATCTATTCAACAGGTGTGGCGAGACTTAAAACTGGGTTTGCTGGCGATTCATCAAAACAAAGGACTGAACCGAATGTTCCTCTACTCCATGTTGGCAACGGTGGGGATCATGCCGGTTGCAATCATGTTTCCCTTGTTAACGATAGATCACTTCAAGGGTGCTGAATTTGAAATGAGTGTAATAGAGATTGTTTGGGGTATCGGTATGCTGATCGGCGGTTCATTGTTATCCGTTTTCAAGATAGAAATTCGAAAGGTAGTCATGGTCAATACGATGCACATGCTCTTAGGATTTACCTTTGTCGTTTCCGGAATTCTTAGTCCGAATCTATTTATTGTTTTTGCGGTGCTGACGGGATTAGGAGGGATGGCGATGTCTATTTTCTCAGCCTCCTTTATGACGATCATTCAGGAAGAAGTGGCGCCCGATATGCTAGGAAGGGTGTTCTCCCTGTACTTCAGCTTCGCCATTTTGCCCAGCCTGATAGGCTTATTGTTTGCCGGAAACATTGCAGATAACATGGGCGTAGCAAACGCCTTTATCATCGCCGGCATCCTCTGCCTATTGATTGGAATTGCTTCTTTTCTAACGCCCTCATTGATGGCGATTGGTAAAGATAAACCGCAAAATAAATTATAA
- a CDS encoding SusC/RagA family TonB-linked outer membrane protein encodes MKRRFLLTFFGVCLYATCLMAQQKAITGKVTSASGEAMSNVTVIVKGTTRSVQTNADGSFAIQAAPGETLIFRAIGSNGAQQVVGSGSVYNVELASSEESIDEVVVTALGIKKEKKALGYAVQDIKADELMKNKNPNMINSLNGKIAGLNITNSGGSPGASASIVIRGGTSLERDNQPLFVIDGMPMDNSTGMGDMSAFDGNTNIATTNGNRAMDINPEDIESISVLKGPTAAALYGIRAAAGAIVITTKKGKEGTATVGVNSRVGANWVNKLPELQKKYKLGTNPDGKLMDLNTNLSWGDPFASGETIYNNLEDFFETGYTYDNSFNVSGATAKNNYYLSGAHLKQTGIVPTTDYGRYNFRFNGEQKLGIFTFGANAAYSQSQTTKTLTGTGLWGSGGNGYMESIIAYPQSADMRDYLNADGSQKFLYRRGDTPEAILENSMDNPYWTIYKNPQTDKTNRFLGTFYTNAQLTDWLNFTYRLGVDNYTSTYRSLVSAGSAVIKEYQKGMLSQNVRQYNFITNNFLLSANKTFAEVWDVSLLLGASTEDINSKSTANKARNFKIPDFYSFNNAPDADRFVLDNRTEIRRVGVFGDVKVGYKNMAFVGMTLRNDWSSTLPKKNQSFMYPSYSASLVFTELFEKNDILSYGKLRTSWAEVGKDAPAYQTNSYLDPYELTIGGGYKNSWTLGNPNLIPEKTQSFEVGTDLKFMNNRYGLEFTYYNNKSVDQILSPRVDNATGGIFQYVNSGVLQNKGVELTLTAELMKKDNFSWDVMLNASHNKGKVNSLPGGLAILYVTDVQVADGKAASFNDGDFMGISGKDWTMNDEGKYILNWTTGLPTTNSNATLHLGNREPKFIGGLTNNFRYKDWGLSFLIDFRKGGAIFNGTEVLLTQYGLSRRTENRGEKITMTGVSLNPATGAYEDVTREIVADQNYYMNYYVNKTSNFIEEVNWLRLRSVNLSYDLPQSLLVKSGFIRGASFNLNATNLLLFTNYSGMDPETSAAGAGVIGSGSVGIDYAGVPNTKGVTFGVNLKF; translated from the coding sequence ATGAAAAGAAGATTTTTACTTACTTTTTTCGGGGTTTGCCTCTATGCTACTTGTTTGATGGCGCAACAAAAAGCAATTACGGGTAAAGTTACTTCGGCTTCGGGAGAGGCGATGAGTAATGTGACTGTAATCGTGAAAGGGACGACTCGTTCTGTACAAACCAATGCAGACGGTTCATTCGCTATCCAAGCAGCGCCAGGCGAAACATTAATATTTAGAGCAATTGGCTCCAATGGGGCACAGCAGGTTGTTGGCTCCGGAAGTGTTTACAACGTTGAGCTCGCTAGCTCGGAGGAGTCTATCGACGAAGTTGTAGTAACAGCACTCGGTATTAAGAAAGAGAAGAAAGCCCTGGGATATGCCGTTCAAGACATCAAAGCAGATGAGTTGATGAAGAACAAGAATCCTAACATGATCAACTCTTTGAATGGTAAGATCGCCGGCTTAAACATCACTAACTCTGGTGGTTCGCCAGGTGCATCAGCATCCATCGTTATTCGTGGAGGTACTTCCCTGGAACGTGATAATCAACCATTGTTCGTTATTGACGGTATGCCGATGGATAACTCCACTGGTATGGGCGACATGTCGGCATTCGATGGTAATACCAATATCGCGACCACCAACGGTAACCGCGCAATGGACATCAACCCGGAAGATATCGAGTCAATCTCCGTATTGAAAGGACCAACAGCGGCAGCACTTTACGGTATTCGCGCAGCTGCTGGTGCAATCGTCATCACAACTAAAAAAGGTAAAGAAGGTACGGCTACAGTAGGCGTTAATTCGCGTGTTGGAGCAAACTGGGTAAACAAACTACCTGAGCTTCAAAAGAAATATAAGTTAGGAACGAATCCTGATGGTAAGTTAATGGACTTGAACACAAACTTATCTTGGGGTGATCCATTTGCTTCCGGAGAAACGATCTACAATAACTTGGAAGACTTCTTCGAAACTGGATATACGTATGATAATAGCTTTAACGTGAGTGGTGCAACTGCCAAGAACAACTATTATTTATCAGGGGCACACTTAAAGCAAACGGGTATTGTTCCTACGACAGACTACGGCCGTTATAACTTCCGTTTTAATGGAGAGCAAAAGCTCGGCATTTTTACCTTCGGAGCGAACGCCGCTTATTCGCAAAGTCAGACAACAAAGACCTTAACCGGTACTGGCCTTTGGGGTTCAGGAGGTAATGGATACATGGAGTCTATTATTGCTTATCCGCAAAGCGCCGATATGCGTGATTACTTAAATGCTGACGGGTCGCAAAAGTTTTTATATAGAAGAGGAGATACGCCAGAGGCGATCCTGGAAAACAGTATGGACAACCCATATTGGACCATCTATAAAAACCCACAAACTGATAAAACCAATCGTTTCTTAGGAACTTTCTATACAAATGCACAGCTGACCGATTGGTTGAATTTTACTTATCGTTTAGGCGTCGATAACTATACATCAACCTATCGTTCTTTAGTATCAGCGGGATCTGCTGTAATCAAAGAATACCAAAAAGGTATGCTGTCGCAGAATGTTAGACAATACAATTTTATCACCAACAACTTCTTGTTGAGTGCTAACAAAACTTTTGCAGAGGTGTGGGATGTAAGCTTATTATTAGGAGCGAGCACCGAGGATATCAATTCAAAGTCTACTGCAAATAAGGCGCGTAATTTCAAAATTCCTGATTTCTATTCATTCAACAATGCACCGGATGCTGATCGATTTGTGTTAGATAACAGAACAGAAATTAGAAGAGTTGGTGTGTTTGGCGATGTAAAAGTTGGATACAAAAACATGGCATTTGTGGGTATGACCTTAAGAAATGACTGGTCATCGACACTTCCAAAAAAGAACCAATCTTTTATGTATCCTTCCTATAGCGCGAGTTTAGTGTTCACGGAATTATTTGAGAAAAACGACATCTTAAGTTACGGTAAACTTAGAACCTCATGGGCCGAAGTAGGAAAGGATGCTCCTGCTTATCAAACGAACTCTTATCTGGATCCATACGAATTGACTATCGGTGGAGGATATAAGAACTCATGGACTTTAGGAAACCCTAATTTGATTCCGGAAAAGACACAATCTTTCGAAGTTGGTACAGATTTGAAATTCATGAACAACAGATACGGTTTAGAATTCACTTACTATAACAACAAATCTGTCGATCAAATTTTATCGCCACGTGTAGATAATGCAACTGGAGGTATTTTCCAATATGTAAACTCGGGAGTTCTACAGAACAAAGGGGTGGAATTAACCCTAACTGCAGAATTAATGAAAAAGGACAACTTCTCTTGGGATGTGATGTTGAATGCTTCACACAACAAAGGAAAAGTTAATTCATTACCAGGTGGTTTAGCGATTCTTTATGTAACCGATGTACAGGTTGCGGATGGTAAAGCGGCATCATTCAACGATGGCGACTTTATGGGAATCAGCGGTAAGGATTGGACAATGAATGATGAAGGTAAGTATATCCTGAACTGGACTACAGGTTTGCCAACAACCAACAGTAACGCAACGCTTCATTTAGGAAATAGAGAGCCTAAGTTTATCGGAGGTTTGACCAACAACTTCAGATACAAAGACTGGGGATTATCGTTCTTAATTGATTTCCGCAAAGGTGGAGCAATTTTTAACGGAACTGAAGTATTGTTAACACAATATGGTTTAAGTAGACGTACGGAAAACAGAGGAGAGAAAATCACGATGACAGGGGTTTCTTTAAATCCTGCAACTGGGGCGTACGAGGATGTTACACGTGAAATAGTAGCCGATCAAAATTACTATATGAACTACTACGTTAACAAAACCAGCAACTTCATTGAAGAGGTAAACTGGTTGCGTTTAAGATCAGTAAACCTTTCTTACGATCTTCCACAAAGCTTGTTGGTGAAATCTGGCTTTATCAGAGGTGCTTCTTTCAATTTAAATGCGACGAACTTGTTGTTATTTACGAACTATTCAGGTATGGATCCGGAAACAAGTGCTGCCGGAGCAGGGGTAATCGGTTCGGGTTCCGTAGGTATTGATTATGCTGGTGTTCCGAATACGAAAGGCGTAACATTTGGTGTTAACTTAAAATTCTAA
- a CDS encoding SusD/RagB family nutrient-binding outer membrane lipoprotein: MKKIFSIMAVAGALMMTSCDKWLDVNDNPNTPNTKVPSVDLRLPSIIARFAEAYESGGTRAAIISQQLAGTTANNWALSRWNISTAAVNWPYQPWYIYTANNIPDLIEKGEATGANHYIGAGKIIWAWGFAAFSDMYGMLPYEEAFQGGLMTPKYDQGDLIYEKCLAELDQAIEYLQKGQDAAAPALSVGDHLFKGDTKKWIALANGIKARMLNHLSKTDKFNAAEVLALLEKAPKTAAESALYQYQDRAVSTKPETESLQYQNNSSNRLTKLYIDYVLGNYTGAPTGANNMEDPRADLLIPRFIATGLRTPGVDMSVIPESGFGSTITSYAALRPTANVSTGSVYVAAGAKGLLLTSSEMHFIKAEVLFNQNNKAGALQAYKDGIKDHMEILGVPAAKITSYLASSSVQQSASALTLSQIMIQKYIALSYSPEVFNDVRRLEFCTDASGKYNESVGIYKGLKRPGAVFTIALPSEDMWPRRFTIASYSINYNYDQVIKADPDAADATYTAKRIWWDVKK; this comes from the coding sequence ATGAAAAAGATATTTTCTATAATGGCGGTTGCGGGAGCTTTGATGATGACATCTTGCGATAAGTGGCTCGATGTTAATGACAACCCCAATACACCGAATACAAAAGTCCCTTCGGTAGACTTACGCCTTCCGTCTATCATTGCGCGTTTTGCTGAGGCATACGAGAGCGGTGGTACACGTGCGGCAATTATTTCTCAGCAATTAGCTGGTACAACAGCAAACAACTGGGCATTATCGCGTTGGAACATTTCCACAGCAGCGGTAAACTGGCCTTACCAACCTTGGTATATCTACACGGCGAATAACATCCCCGATTTAATCGAAAAAGGAGAAGCGACAGGTGCCAATCACTATATCGGTGCTGGTAAAATTATCTGGGCTTGGGGATTTGCGGCATTCTCGGACATGTATGGTATGCTGCCTTACGAGGAGGCATTCCAAGGAGGATTAATGACGCCAAAATATGATCAAGGAGACTTGATTTATGAGAAATGCTTAGCAGAACTAGATCAGGCAATTGAATACCTGCAAAAAGGGCAAGATGCTGCCGCTCCGGCTTTATCCGTGGGAGATCACCTATTTAAAGGAGATACCAAGAAGTGGATTGCCTTGGCAAACGGTATCAAAGCGAGAATGTTGAATCACCTGTCTAAAACAGACAAATTCAATGCAGCTGAGGTATTGGCATTATTGGAGAAAGCTCCAAAAACAGCAGCGGAAAGTGCATTGTATCAATACCAGGATCGCGCAGTGTCGACAAAGCCAGAGACCGAGTCTTTGCAGTACCAAAACAACAGTTCCAACCGTCTGACAAAGCTTTATATTGATTACGTATTAGGCAACTATACAGGCGCCCCAACGGGAGCAAACAATATGGAAGACCCAAGAGCTGACTTATTGATCCCTCGTTTTATTGCGACAGGCTTACGCACGCCAGGTGTGGACATGAGTGTAATCCCTGAATCAGGTTTCGGCTCTACCATAACAAGCTATGCGGCATTACGCCCGACTGCGAATGTATCCACAGGATCAGTATACGTAGCAGCAGGAGCGAAAGGTTTATTGCTGACCAGTTCAGAAATGCACTTCATCAAAGCCGAAGTACTCTTCAACCAGAACAATAAAGCAGGCGCACTGCAAGCTTACAAAGATGGTATCAAAGATCATATGGAAATCTTAGGCGTGCCGGCAGCGAAGATTACGAGCTATTTAGCAAGTTCTTCCGTACAGCAATCTGCTAGCGCATTGACCTTGAGCCAGATCATGATCCAAAAGTACATCGCTTTATCATACTCGCCAGAGGTGTTCAATGATGTTCGTCGTTTGGAATTCTGTACTGACGCCAGCGGCAAATACAACGAATCTGTAGGTATCTATAAGGGTTTAAAACGTCCGGGAGCCGTATTTACGATTGCATTGCC